The genomic segment TGCAATTTCCCGCTTGGGCAGCCGCATATCCATAGCCTGCCGCTCTATGTACTTGTGAGCCTCCTGCTCCGACATGCGCAAATAGGAGATCAGCGCACATTTCGCCCGATCCACGATCCGCAGATCCTCGATCTTCTGCTGCAATTTCCGGTTCTCGCAGTACATGCGCTGCATCTTCACGCTTGCCGCCTGTGTCACCTTGATGGCGTTCCAGAACAGCCCCCGGTTCACCGGCTTTGCCACCGTAATGACCCCGCAGTCCTCCACCTTATGGCAGATGGAGTCGAACTGCTCCGCCTTCACCACCAGGATCACCTCACTGGTGGTGTGCAGGGCAATGCTGCAGCTCAGGCTCTCCCCATATTCGTCCGGCAGAGGGGCGTTGATGACGCAGATGTCGTATTCGTACTCCAGCATCCGGCGCCGTGCCTCTCCGGCGGAGGAAACCACCGTCAGATCCTGGATCCCCGCATGCCCCAGCATATCCCGGAAAAAGGCAACGCTCTTTTCTGTTGAGGAGATGATGAGTCCCCGCTCCATGTGGCTCCCTCCTTTCGACTAGCATATTGTTCCAC from the Ruminococcus champanellensis 18P13 = JCM 17042 genome contains:
- a CDS encoding ANTAR domain-containing response regulator, encoding MERGLIISSTEKSVAFFRDMLGHAGIQDLTVVSSAGEARRRMLEYEYDICVINAPLPDEYGESLSCSIALHTTSEVILVVKAEQFDSICHKVEDCGVITVAKPVNRGLFWNAIKVTQAASVKMQRMYCENRKLQQKIEDLRIVDRAKCALISYLRMSEQEAHKYIERQAMDMRLPKREIAEEILRTYEV